Genomic window (Fibrobacter sp.):
CTAGTTCTCCATCTAGTTCGCCTTCTAGCGCCACCAGCGGTCCTAGCGAAGCGGACCTTGAAAAGCTGGGCACTTGCGACGCCACCCTCAAGGACACCGTCAAGTGGACAGGGGAATTCACCAGTGCGGGCTCCTTGACACCGAACGAAACTAAAGCAGGCAAGTACTATGCCTGTGACGGGTCCAAGTGGGCCGAGGTGACAAAGCTCCACTACGCCTTCGGCGCCACCTGTGAAGCTTTCAAGAACACCATACAGAAGATCTACGACGCTAATTTTATAAATAACCCTGACAATTGGACAGACCCCTTCACAGGGAAAGCCTTCAACTCCGACCTGAACGTTCTTACGGATGGCAACGGAACAGTCCTTAGCAGTGGTGGGAAAATGCTAGGTCTACTAGTTCCTGAGTGGAACGGGAAAACCGAAATTTACACATACAACGGAGTTATATATAGCTCTCCTCTTTGCAAGAATGATGAGTACACCGTAGCACCTGTCGGCGCTTCCCCCATGAGAAGGCTCTGCACAAAAGATAATGTCGGTGACAGGGGTCGTGCATTTAAACAAGGTTCAACGGTGTATGGCGACAACTATTGGGTCTGCTACGAAAAGGGCGACGGCACCTACGAGTGGGGACAAGGATTCGTAGATTCCCGCACCAAAACCGGCGTTGTCGGTGATCCCCTCAGATTTGGAACCATCTACCGTCAGGTCACCATCGGCGAACAGACCTGGATGGCCGAGAACATGAACTACGAAACGACGGAAGGAAGCTACTGCTATAACAACGAAGCCGAAAACTGCGAAAAACATGGAAAACTTTATACTTGGGAACAGGCTTCGAATAACGCTTGCCCCACTGGTTGGCATTTGCCGTCAAAGAACGAATTCGAAGTGCTGATTGCTTCTGCTGATGGAGC
Coding sequences:
- a CDS encoding fibrobacter succinogenes major paralogous domain-containing protein → SIPEFKTEAALPDTCEMEVAKAGDTYFACFENKWIEVTDSATVEQLKEGLDEDEVKAKLEELEDLLKPTTPAKPKSSSSKNTDEDVDSSDSDEPESSASEEECTGRRCGSDGKSSSSKKPSGGSGSGEGGEGGSSPSSSPSSSPSSATSGPSEADLEKLGTCDATLKDTVKWTGEFTSAGSLTPNETKAGKYYACDGSKWAEVTKLHYAFGATCEAFKNTIQKIYDANFINNPDNWTDPFTGKAFNSDLNVLTDGNGTVLSSGGKMLGLLVPEWNGKTEIYTYNGVIYSSPLCKNDEYTVAPVGASPMRRLCTKDNVGDRGRAFKQGSTVYGDNYWVCYEKGDGTYEWGQGFVDSRTKTGVVGDPLRFGTIYRQVTIGEQTWMAENMNYETTEGSYCYNNEAENCEKHGKLYTWEQASNNACPTGWHLPSKNEFEVLIASADGATVFDEDNTAGAKLKASYGWPTGKNGTDDYGFSTLPGGMYYTQGSNGFKFDDSAMFWSATEGSDVDEYYSMSVKEDAALLISYLNWRAHSVRCIKD